A window from Alkalicoccobacillus plakortidis encodes these proteins:
- a CDS encoding dynamin family protein, whose translation MEQQMTPTIEWTEAEKQRFAIINRKQTEKRYQVAFCGHFSAGKSTILNEFIGSDVLPTSPIPTSANLISIQHGDLGLVVKSRDGNNQNWKGQIPWEKVAEWGRDGVGIEEVAIYAPLPFLENDAAVFDTPGVDSTDPTHQSITMEALYSMDLIVYVMDYNHVQSETNLYFLKQLSQEKKPLYIVINQVDKHDESELSFTEFSQSVKLVFEQWSIRTSRIFYTSMKKREHKHNQFPEFEQELKAIMYQGRQLAEQSVTRLKQGFYLSQAARLTEEGEASVEQVVEQMEEQGFQESQLVKQAELIVERDWLLGAKKHFIDRFESEWSPLFKQVTIFPATTTDLTRSWLESIEPSFKMGLLFAKKKTEEERENRLQKLIQETQDKVNSQLVFHLQQSFEQVERYTLSNSDEIDKLIEHFSFEITPRFFQENVKTGTKNREYVYTFTRERTDAIVRGMREQARIIVEKMAEGQETYWAKQLKDVESELRTLEEVEAYAKKVTNIKQEYEELVHECENIAATFDDEGLLEQKIDQAKQQDVPEDRGTDIEWIQTNDHTSVDKAKEPDHEELQVNTSTYDASWISPLKEIAHFNQKTEALQFDRSQLLSRINRVENQSFIISLFGAFSAGKSSFANALFGANVLPVSPHPTTATVSTVKQSDDKHETGTATVQVKSETELSEEIRMVATKLDLDVTLESISKWSFTSSQNLSGWQKTYAEYLHVLKKSLARTTWDLGESFAVSHQDLRELVAEEQFACLLHSVTVYHDCEFTLKGLILVDTPGVNSIHGRHTNVAFNQLRQSDAIFYVTYYNHAFSKTDQLFLEQMGKINESFQTDKLYFIVNAADLASGERELQGVKQHVSEQLQTLGIKQPRLYTVSSKQGLKAKLDETNSVTDFSRFEEYFYQQIVQELKSLSYRLLEDETKRYLNKLQESVQYARSEKAQQEQIRNQLAIDIRKWKEDIEESNAQPIATKIKQEASQLFLYLRERMGYRLRDEFSEYLNVATIRGKNRKEKRFVIEQMIAEWTQEAEFFLEQECSATHIRLSEALTQACKQWMKDWEKRLQQKRPTFYLLSELEQMDLAVRKPDFSLTIEPEKYSSIYTTDKAFFEGQQIRTLKEQLIADGTDSAGVILLKEEEKTNQQLDLNMNQLEGHVKSLLKEALTRELEQLDALTHEEVITSLATEYQELSEYVPK comes from the coding sequence ATGGAACAACAGATGACACCTACGATCGAGTGGACAGAAGCAGAAAAACAACGATTTGCTATTATTAATCGAAAACAAACAGAAAAACGTTACCAAGTGGCTTTTTGTGGCCACTTTTCAGCTGGTAAATCCACCATATTAAATGAATTTATTGGCTCAGACGTATTGCCAACAAGCCCAATCCCAACAAGTGCAAATTTAATTTCGATTCAACATGGTGATTTAGGTTTAGTTGTTAAATCACGAGATGGGAACAATCAAAATTGGAAAGGGCAGATTCCATGGGAAAAAGTTGCGGAATGGGGCAGAGATGGAGTTGGAATTGAAGAAGTTGCGATTTATGCGCCACTCCCTTTTTTAGAAAACGATGCAGCTGTATTTGATACACCTGGAGTTGATTCAACGGACCCTACTCACCAATCGATTACGATGGAAGCGCTCTATTCGATGGATCTAATTGTCTATGTGATGGATTATAATCATGTGCAATCTGAAACGAATCTGTACTTTTTGAAGCAACTTAGTCAAGAGAAAAAGCCACTTTATATTGTGATAAATCAAGTCGATAAGCATGATGAATCAGAGCTCTCCTTTACTGAATTCAGTCAAAGTGTAAAATTGGTGTTTGAACAATGGAGTATTCGAACATCAAGAATTTTTTACACAAGCATGAAAAAAAGAGAGCATAAGCATAATCAATTTCCTGAATTTGAACAAGAGCTTAAAGCAATTATGTATCAAGGCAGACAGCTGGCTGAACAATCTGTAACTCGTTTAAAGCAAGGCTTTTATCTAAGCCAAGCAGCAAGGCTGACAGAAGAAGGGGAAGCAAGTGTTGAGCAGGTTGTTGAGCAAATGGAAGAACAAGGGTTTCAGGAATCTCAATTGGTCAAACAAGCCGAATTGATCGTAGAGAGAGATTGGTTACTAGGCGCAAAAAAACATTTTATCGATAGGTTTGAGAGTGAGTGGTCTCCTTTATTTAAGCAAGTCACAATTTTTCCAGCAACAACAACGGATTTAACTAGAAGCTGGTTAGAATCCATCGAACCATCATTTAAAATGGGTCTCTTATTTGCGAAGAAAAAAACAGAAGAAGAACGTGAGAACCGGTTACAGAAACTGATTCAAGAGACGCAGGATAAGGTGAACAGTCAGCTTGTGTTTCATTTGCAGCAATCGTTTGAACAGGTAGAGAGATATACGTTAAGTAATAGTGATGAAATTGATAAGCTAATCGAACATTTCTCATTTGAGATCACACCACGCTTTTTTCAGGAAAACGTAAAAACTGGAACTAAAAATCGCGAGTATGTGTATACCTTTACAAGAGAACGAACAGACGCAATTGTACGTGGAATGAGAGAGCAAGCGAGAATCATTGTTGAAAAGATGGCAGAAGGTCAAGAAACATATTGGGCAAAGCAACTGAAAGACGTTGAATCAGAACTTCGAACGTTAGAAGAAGTTGAGGCGTATGCAAAAAAAGTAACGAACATTAAACAGGAGTATGAAGAACTTGTCCATGAGTGTGAAAACATCGCAGCAACGTTTGATGATGAAGGCTTATTAGAACAGAAAATAGATCAAGCAAAACAACAGGATGTTCCAGAGGATAGAGGAACTGACATTGAGTGGATTCAAACGAATGATCACACATCTGTTGATAAAGCAAAAGAGCCTGATCACGAAGAGTTACAAGTCAATACGTCAACTTATGATGCCAGTTGGATCAGTCCGCTTAAAGAAATTGCTCACTTTAATCAGAAAACCGAAGCATTACAGTTTGACCGATCACAGCTATTATCTCGAATCAATCGAGTTGAAAACCAATCATTTATCATTTCGTTATTTGGTGCTTTTAGTGCGGGGAAATCGAGCTTTGCCAATGCACTTTTTGGTGCAAACGTTCTGCCCGTTTCACCTCATCCAACAACGGCTACAGTGAGTACAGTTAAACAATCGGATGACAAACATGAAACTGGAACAGCAACTGTTCAAGTGAAGTCAGAAACTGAATTGTCCGAGGAAATCCGGATGGTGGCAACTAAACTAGATCTAGATGTCACGTTAGAGTCCATTTCAAAATGGTCCTTTACGTCTTCCCAAAACTTATCAGGCTGGCAAAAAACATATGCTGAATATTTACATGTGTTAAAGAAAAGTTTGGCTCGTACGACATGGGACTTAGGTGAGAGTTTTGCAGTTAGCCATCAAGATTTACGAGAATTAGTTGCAGAAGAACAATTTGCATGCTTATTACATTCAGTAACGGTTTATCATGACTGTGAATTCACACTGAAAGGCCTCATCCTTGTTGATACGCCTGGTGTAAATTCAATTCATGGTAGACATACCAACGTTGCGTTTAATCAATTAAGGCAGTCGGATGCGATTTTTTATGTGACTTATTACAATCATGCTTTTTCAAAAACGGACCAGTTGTTTTTAGAGCAAATGGGTAAAATTAATGAGTCATTCCAAACGGATAAATTATATTTCATTGTAAATGCGGCTGATTTAGCGAGTGGTGAAAGAGAATTACAAGGGGTTAAGCAGCATGTATCTGAGCAGCTGCAAACATTAGGTATAAAACAACCTCGGCTTTACACAGTCTCCAGCAAACAAGGATTAAAAGCGAAACTGGATGAAACAAACTCAGTTACAGACTTTTCTCGTTTTGAGGAGTATTTTTATCAACAGATTGTGCAAGAGCTTAAATCATTAAGTTATCGACTTCTTGAGGATGAAACGAAACGATATCTTAATAAGTTACAAGAAAGTGTTCAATACGCACGTTCTGAAAAAGCACAGCAAGAGCAAATTCGTAATCAGCTTGCCATTGATATTCGTAAATGGAAAGAGGACATTGAGGAATCAAATGCCCAACCAATCGCAACCAAAATCAAACAGGAAGCAAGCCAACTATTTTTGTATTTACGAGAAAGAATGGGGTACAGACTTCGGGATGAATTCTCGGAATATCTAAATGTGGCAACGATTCGTGGGAAAAATAGAAAAGAAAAGCGGTTTGTGATTGAACAAATGATTGCAGAGTGGACGCAAGAAGCTGAATTCTTTCTAGAACAAGAATGCAGTGCAACTCATATTCGATTATCAGAAGCTCTCACACAGGCATGTAAACAATGGATGAAAGATTGGGAGAAACGACTGCAACAGAAAAGGCCAACATTTTATCTTTTGTCTGAACTTGAGCAAATGGACTTAGCTGTTCGGAAACCAGACTTTTCTTTAACAATTGAACCTGAGAAGTATTCATCAATTTATACAACAGATAAGGCGTTTTTTGAAGGACAACAGATTCGAACGTTAAAGGAACAATTAATTGCTGATGGCACAGATTCGGCAGGTGTGATCCTTTTAAAAGAAGAAGAAAAAACAAACCAACAGCTTGATTTAAACATGAATCAACTTGAAGGACATGTAAAGTCTTTATTAAAAGAAGCATTAACAAGAGAACTGGAGCAGCTTGATGCGTTAACTCACGAAGAGGTGATTACTTCGCTTGCGACTGAATATCAAGAGCTGAGTGAGTACGTTCCGAAGTAA
- the recU gene encoding Holliday junction resolvase RecU, protein MAIRYPNGKKYAAIQSDTKKKPTLGKTNTYSNRGMTLEDDINHSNAYYLDRGVAVIHKKPTPVQIVDVHYPKRSAAVIKEAYFKQASTTDYNGVFNGHYIDFEAKETKNKTSFPLQNFHDHQITHMKQVLSQKGICFVLLRFSLTDEVFLVDAKQLIHCYENQEERKSIPKKDIQSYGHKISLGLTPRLDYLSIVQKIYLT, encoded by the coding sequence ATGGCAATCCGTTACCCCAATGGAAAGAAATACGCAGCTATTCAATCAGATACAAAAAAGAAACCAACTTTGGGCAAAACCAACACATACAGCAATCGCGGAATGACACTTGAGGATGATATTAACCACTCCAATGCTTATTATTTAGATAGAGGAGTTGCAGTCATCCACAAAAAACCTACGCCCGTGCAAATTGTTGATGTGCATTATCCTAAAAGAAGTGCAGCTGTCATTAAGGAGGCTTATTTTAAACAAGCGTCTACAACAGATTATAATGGCGTATTTAATGGTCACTATATAGATTTCGAAGCGAAGGAAACCAAAAATAAAACATCCTTTCCTTTGCAAAACTTCCACGACCACCAAATTACACATATGAAGCAAGTCTTATCTCAAAAAGGCATCTGTTTTGTGCTTTTACGCTTTTCACTAACGGATGAAGTCTTTTTAGTAGATGCTAAACAATTGATCCACTGCTATGAAAACCAAGAAGAACGAAAATCAATACCTAAAAAAGATATCCAATCTTATGGTCACAAGATATCCTTAGGCCTTACTCCAAGACTTGATTACTTAAGCATTGTTCAAAAGATCTATCTAACTTGA
- a CDS encoding DUF2515 family protein, which produces MRKEPQPFRQVKKTITNQVDKANKDNLTRTAFYERFYKKHPEIRWSLLAGLVSRNAGWNMTDLANQWFQVLLSEKDRTRLFSIYETGNWTIFDDACPQLLVYEHSKRVGQPLFDLLGEFGVSAFMVQEWNRFWLEHDEERLCTALIINEQHVLESAVIQKKLFKSIISSKLFFQIEQHTHFSYVLLPTIEGQLYTLYVRQFEQVSKRIKLGKQLAYLLFHPDLHQSISFFMDQNPHSGSRRDYFKQMSWSPRVESACLRLVYPKINHKIESRVDWYSNHKNISAYFLPIKEWVPVPREKWVKHKWMMIYMAMKTKKWVTSIVESKSDKQNKPAQK; this is translated from the coding sequence ATGAGAAAAGAACCTCAGCCATTTCGGCAAGTTAAAAAAACGATTACAAATCAAGTTGATAAAGCAAATAAAGACAATCTTACTCGCACAGCTTTTTATGAACGATTTTATAAAAAACATCCAGAGATTAGATGGTCTCTACTCGCTGGTTTAGTCTCAAGAAATGCAGGCTGGAATATGACGGATCTCGCTAATCAGTGGTTTCAAGTGTTATTAAGTGAAAAAGACCGAACACGCTTGTTTTCCATTTATGAAACAGGAAACTGGACCATTTTTGATGATGCATGTCCACAATTACTCGTGTATGAACACTCAAAACGTGTAGGGCAGCCTTTGTTTGATTTGTTAGGTGAATTTGGTGTCTCTGCATTTATGGTTCAAGAATGGAACAGATTCTGGTTAGAACATGATGAAGAGAGACTTTGTACCGCTTTAATTATTAATGAACAGCATGTATTAGAATCAGCTGTTATTCAGAAGAAATTGTTTAAATCAATTATCTCCTCAAAATTATTTTTTCAAATAGAACAGCATACTCATTTTAGTTATGTGTTGCTTCCAACGATAGAAGGGCAGCTCTATACTTTATACGTACGGCAATTCGAGCAGGTTTCAAAACGAATTAAATTAGGTAAGCAGTTAGCGTATCTTTTGTTTCATCCTGACCTGCATCAGTCGATATCCTTTTTTATGGATCAGAATCCTCATTCTGGTTCGCGCAGAGATTATTTTAAACAAATGAGTTGGTCACCACGTGTGGAAAGTGCCTGCTTGCGTTTGGTCTATCCAAAAATAAATCACAAAATAGAAAGTCGAGTGGATTGGTATTCAAATCACAAGAACATCTCTGCATATTTTTTACCGATTAAAGAGTGGGTTCCCGTCCCCCGCGAAAAATGGGTAAAGCATAAGTGGATGATGATCTACATGGCAATGAAGACCAAAAAATGGGTAACGTCCATTGTCGAGTCAAAATCAGATAAACAAAACAAGCCAGCTCAGAAGTGA
- a CDS encoding transglycosylase domain-containing protein, producing MSDQNTRQGRRQARMQESSNKKKKSNGKPKRGLVKKIFMTLVVLAAVGIIAGGVTAGVIIAGAPDLDEEKLMLAQPISIYDQDDELVSLLDTGERRINASYDELPENLKDAIISVEDMRFYDHFGIDLRRLAWCCSCKYHRRLWG from the coding sequence ATGTCTGATCAAAATACAAGGCAAGGTCGTAGACAAGCACGTATGCAAGAGTCATCTAATAAGAAAAAGAAATCAAATGGCAAACCAAAAAGAGGTTTAGTTAAAAAGATTTTTATGACTCTTGTCGTGTTAGCAGCAGTTGGTATTATTGCTGGTGGAGTGACCGCAGGAGTGATTATTGCAGGTGCTCCAGATCTTGATGAAGAAAAATTAATGCTTGCTCAACCCATTTCAATTTATGACCAGGACGATGAATTGGTTTCATTATTAGATACAGGTGAAAGACGAATTAATGCTTCCTATGATGAATTACCAGAGAACTTAAAAGATGCCATTATTTCCGTTGAGGATATGCGCTTTTATGATCATTTTGGGATTGATTTACGTCGACTTGCTTGGTGCTGTTCGTGCAAATATCACAGAAGGCTTTGGGGCTGA
- a CDS encoding DnaD domain-containing protein: protein MKKNQLVKWMSQKQVTIPALLLEHYTELGLNEHELMALLHIQSFINEGDEFLTPMQLSERMTLTHEECTKLLSKLIRSQLLSLEKKSDETGILYEAYSLEPLWIRFIELLDQKEHQTSQHESSELEGKLYKQMEQEFGRPLSPIEGETLSMWLDQDQHQPELIFAALKEAVISGKLNFRYIDRILFEWKKNGIRTTDQARAHSEKFRNQTQTRKSNKEPVQSDRVPGFSC, encoded by the coding sequence ATGAAGAAGAATCAACTTGTAAAATGGATGTCACAAAAGCAGGTTACCATTCCGGCTTTATTACTTGAGCATTATACTGAATTAGGATTAAATGAGCATGAGTTAATGGCGCTTTTACATATACAATCCTTTATAAATGAAGGTGATGAGTTTCTCACACCGATGCAGTTAAGTGAACGGATGACACTTACTCATGAAGAGTGTACAAAGCTATTAAGTAAACTCATTCGATCACAGTTGCTTTCATTAGAGAAAAAATCCGATGAGACGGGAATTTTATATGAAGCGTACTCTTTAGAACCACTATGGATTCGGTTCATTGAATTACTTGACCAAAAGGAGCACCAAACATCGCAACATGAGTCCAGTGAGCTTGAAGGTAAGCTGTACAAGCAGATGGAGCAAGAGTTTGGCCGCCCGCTATCGCCCATTGAGGGAGAAACTCTTTCTATGTGGCTTGATCAGGACCAGCATCAACCTGAATTGATTTTTGCAGCTTTAAAAGAGGCAGTTATCTCTGGAAAGCTAAACTTCAGATACATTGATCGTATTTTATTTGAATGGAAAAAGAACGGGATCCGAACTACAGATCAAGCACGGGCACATAGTGAGAAGTTTCGAAATCAGACTCAAACCAGGAAATCAAATAAAGAACCAGTTCAATCAGATCGTGTACCTGGGTTTAGCTGTTAG
- the nth gene encoding endonuclease III has product MLSKKATLHTIEVMGELFPEAECELIHKNPFELLIAVVLSAQCTDALVNRVTPGLFQKYQTPADYLSVPVEELENDIRSIGLFRSKAKNIQKLSQSLINQYNGEVPKTRDELVELAGVGRKTANVVTSVAFGVPAIAVDTHVERVSKRLGICRWKDNVKVVEETLMKKLPENLWSDAHHRLIFFGRYHCKAQSPQCPTCPLLEECREGKKRMKERLIG; this is encoded by the coding sequence ATGCTAAGTAAAAAAGCAACACTTCATACAATAGAAGTGATGGGAGAATTGTTTCCAGAAGCAGAATGTGAACTAATTCATAAAAACCCATTTGAATTATTAATAGCCGTTGTCTTATCTGCTCAGTGTACTGATGCACTTGTTAACCGAGTGACACCTGGATTGTTTCAAAAATATCAAACACCAGCAGATTATCTCAGTGTACCGGTTGAGGAACTAGAAAATGATATTCGTTCCATTGGACTCTTCCGCAGTAAGGCAAAGAATATTCAAAAGCTGTCTCAATCATTAATTAATCAATATAATGGTGAGGTTCCAAAAACAAGAGATGAATTAGTTGAACTTGCCGGAGTTGGACGTAAAACAGCTAATGTAGTAACGTCTGTTGCGTTTGGAGTGCCTGCAATTGCTGTTGATACACATGTTGAACGTGTAAGTAAACGTTTAGGCATTTGTCGATGGAAGGACAACGTCAAAGTGGTTGAAGAGACCTTAATGAAAAAGCTACCTGAGAATCTTTGGTCAGATGCTCATCATCGTTTGATCTTTTTTGGTCGTTATCACTGCAAAGCCCAATCACCTCAATGTCCAACCTGTCCTTTATTAGAAGAATGTCGGGAAGGGAAAAAACGTATGAAGGAGAGGTTAATTGGATGA
- a CDS encoding YpoC family protein, with amino-acid sequence MSIDIPEHFCRAPFYDSGDHVLKPDETNQFEHGTLPLFWFDLVEGQDAQHWDKHELLPKLFKRWHELDEILSVYHEQENKQEVARFTPEFTALVIEAFFWINDKRVPTLIEVEDEVAKLAYIPPNSKDRLAFVLIAPHRYRCYIQMRSLMEELEKLNARLRVMEARSK; translated from the coding sequence ATGAGTATTGATATCCCAGAACATTTTTGTCGTGCTCCTTTTTATGATTCAGGTGATCACGTCCTAAAACCAGATGAAACCAATCAATTTGAGCACGGCACATTGCCGCTTTTTTGGTTTGATCTGGTAGAAGGGCAAGATGCACAACACTGGGACAAGCATGAGCTGCTTCCAAAATTGTTTAAGAGGTGGCACGAGTTGGACGAGATATTATCTGTGTATCATGAACAAGAGAACAAACAAGAGGTCGCACGTTTCACCCCGGAATTTACAGCATTAGTGATAGAAGCGTTCTTTTGGATTAATGATAAACGTGTCCCCACATTAATAGAAGTGGAAGATGAGGTCGCTAAATTAGCGTATATACCGCCAAATAGTAAGGATCGTCTGGCCTTTGTACTAATCGCACCACATCGGTATCGCTGTTATATTCAGATGAGGTCTTTAATGGAAGAGCTAGAAAAACTAAATGCAAGGCTTAGAGTGATGGAGGCTAGGAGTAAGTAG
- a CDS encoding transglycosylase domain-containing protein produces MIILGLIYVDLLGAVRANITEGFGAEGASTITQQLVKNLFLNNEKALTRKVQEQYLAIKLEQQYSKDQILTMYLNQIYLGRAGYGVKIAAETYFNKSLDELSIADAALLAGIPRRPSYYDPIQNPENAESRRNLIIGLMEQQGKITAEEAEEARNVSIEDQIDYTETDTTSPYAAFYSEVLKELEENDDFTVNDIYNSGLQVYTSLDTDAQEHVENVLESDEIITNYPDNPDFQAGITLMDTTNGQIKAIGSGRQQSSNRNDFNYATDITRQPGSTIKPILDYAPAIEYLQWSTAHVLVDEPHEYSNGDEFGNFGGTYKGAISMRSALSSSQNVPAVKALQEVGLERAEPFAKQLLTLDHEETFQEAYALGGFDKGVSTKDMAGAYAAFGNGGTFTEPHTIRKIVFADDREINLEPEPVKAMEDYTAYMITDMLKTVVSSGTGQQANVAGVPLAGKTGTTNFTLAQREQHNIPSSGSPDSWFAGYSTNYTAAVWTGYDGVKEGNYINRDNNENRIAQHIFKSVMEQISAGKESSDFVKPDSVIERRVERGTEKLPSSGTPQSEIVTELFVRGAEPTEESETYEEEEEEELEELPSPTGLQASYDESSEQIIVS; encoded by the coding sequence ATGATCATTTTGGGATTGATTTACGTCGACTTGCTTGGTGCTGTTCGTGCAAATATCACAGAAGGCTTTGGGGCTGAAGGTGCTAGTACAATTACACAACAGCTAGTTAAAAATCTATTTTTAAATAACGAAAAAGCTTTAACACGAAAAGTTCAAGAACAGTATCTAGCCATTAAGCTAGAGCAGCAATATTCAAAAGATCAAATACTTACCATGTATTTAAATCAAATATATTTAGGACGAGCAGGTTATGGAGTAAAAATTGCGGCCGAAACCTACTTTAACAAATCATTGGATGAGTTATCGATTGCTGACGCTGCCCTTTTAGCGGGTATTCCTCGTCGCCCAAGCTATTATGATCCAATTCAAAATCCAGAGAATGCTGAATCTAGACGTAATCTCATTATCGGGTTAATGGAACAACAAGGGAAAATCACAGCAGAGGAAGCCGAAGAAGCAAGAAATGTATCAATTGAAGATCAAATCGATTATACAGAGACTGACACTACCTCTCCATACGCTGCCTTTTATAGTGAGGTGCTTAAAGAGCTGGAAGAAAATGACGACTTTACTGTGAACGATATCTATAATTCTGGATTACAAGTTTATACAAGTCTTGATACAGATGCTCAGGAGCATGTTGAAAATGTGCTGGAAAGTGATGAGATTATCACAAACTACCCTGACAACCCTGACTTCCAAGCAGGTATTACATTAATGGACACCACAAACGGTCAAATTAAAGCGATTGGAAGTGGTCGTCAGCAATCAAGTAACCGAAATGACTTTAACTATGCTACAGATATTACTCGTCAGCCAGGTTCAACGATTAAGCCAATACTAGATTATGCACCTGCGATTGAATATTTACAGTGGTCAACGGCGCATGTTCTTGTAGATGAGCCACATGAGTACTCAAATGGAGATGAATTTGGAAACTTTGGAGGAACATATAAAGGAGCCATTTCTATGCGCTCTGCCCTCTCTAGCTCACAAAACGTACCTGCTGTTAAAGCACTACAAGAGGTTGGCTTGGAACGAGCAGAACCATTTGCTAAACAATTACTTACTCTTGATCATGAAGAGACTTTTCAAGAAGCCTATGCATTAGGTGGATTTGATAAAGGGGTATCAACTAAAGATATGGCCGGCGCTTATGCAGCCTTCGGAAATGGTGGTACTTTTACAGAACCCCATACTATCCGAAAAATTGTGTTTGCGGATGACCGAGAAATTAATCTAGAACCAGAACCTGTTAAAGCAATGGAAGATTATACTGCCTATATGATCACCGATATGTTAAAAACAGTTGTTTCTTCTGGTACAGGACAACAAGCTAATGTAGCAGGTGTTCCTCTCGCGGGAAAAACGGGTACAACCAATTTTACGCTAGCACAGAGAGAGCAACATAACATCCCGAGTAGCGGTTCACCAGATTCATGGTTTGCTGGCTATTCAACAAACTACACAGCAGCTGTTTGGACTGGATATGATGGTGTAAAAGAAGGTAACTACATCAACCGTGATAACAACGAAAACCGAATTGCCCAGCACATTTTTAAATCTGTGATGGAGCAGATTTCTGCTGGTAAAGAGTCATCAGATTTTGTGAAACCAGATTCTGTTATTGAACGTCGAGTAGAACGTGGTACGGAGAAGTTACCGAGTTCTGGTACACCACAAAGCGAAATTGTGACAGAGCTGTTTGTTCGTGGCGCTGAACCGACAGAAGAATCGGAAACCTATGAAGAAGAAGAGGAAGAAGAATTAGAAGAGCTACCTAGTCCTACTGGACTTCAAGCTTCCTATGATGAATCATCAGAGCAAATTATAGTTAGCTGA
- a CDS encoding spore protein: MKEKRNRDKQTDKQQKTTINPTNITDKKLGGPNKPAE, encoded by the coding sequence ATGAAAGAAAAACGAAATCGTGATAAACAGACAGATAAACAACAGAAGACTACAATCAATCCTACAAACATTACTGACAAAAAACTTGGCGGCCCCAATAAACCTGCTGAATAA
- the asnS gene encoding asparagine--tRNA ligase, translating to MKTTISKIGLYADQEVTLGAWLANKRSSGKIAFLQLRDGTGFIQGVVVKADVGEELFAAAKNLTQESSMYVTGTVRTDERSPSGFELTVTNFTVISESKDYPITPKEHGTDFLMDHRHLWLRSKRQQAVMKIRDQIIHATYEFFHENDFSKLDSPILTGSSPEGTSELFATKYFDEDAFLSQSGQLYAEAGAMALGRVFTFGPTFRAEKSKTRRHLIEFWMIEPEMAFVEFEENLEWQEKYVSHLAASVLKHNQIELKTLGRDVTKLEAIAAPFPRITYDDALKLLHEKGFDDISWGDDFGSPHETAIAEHYEKPVFITHYPTSLKPFYMQPDANRDDVVLCADLIAPEGYGEIIGGSERIHDYELLKQRIAEHNLSEETYEWYLDLRKYGSVPHSGFGLGLERTVAWLSGVEHVRETIPFPRLLNRLYP from the coding sequence ATGAAAACAACGATTTCAAAAATTGGATTATATGCAGATCAGGAAGTCACACTTGGTGCCTGGTTAGCCAATAAACGATCAAGTGGTAAAATTGCCTTCTTACAACTACGTGATGGCACAGGCTTTATTCAAGGGGTAGTTGTGAAGGCTGATGTAGGCGAAGAGTTATTTGCCGCAGCCAAAAACTTAACACAGGAAAGTTCAATGTATGTGACAGGAACCGTTCGCACGGATGAGCGTTCTCCATCAGGTTTTGAATTAACAGTCACGAACTTTACAGTAATCAGTGAATCAAAAGATTATCCGATTACACCTAAAGAACATGGAACAGATTTCTTAATGGATCATCGTCATTTATGGCTCCGTTCCAAACGTCAGCAAGCGGTGATGAAGATTCGTGATCAAATTATCCATGCGACGTATGAATTTTTCCATGAGAATGATTTTTCAAAGCTTGATTCACCGATCTTAACTGGAAGTTCACCTGAAGGTACTTCAGAATTGTTTGCTACCAAATATTTTGATGAAGATGCGTTTCTTTCACAAAGTGGACAACTTTATGCAGAGGCAGGGGCTATGGCTCTTGGACGTGTGTTTACATTTGGACCAACATTCCGTGCTGAAAAATCAAAAACGCGCCGTCATCTCATTGAGTTTTGGATGATTGAACCGGAGATGGCATTTGTTGAGTTTGAAGAGAACCTTGAATGGCAAGAGAAGTATGTATCACATCTTGCGGCGTCTGTATTAAAACACAATCAGATTGAATTAAAAACACTTGGCCGTGATGTAACAAAGCTTGAGGCAATTGCTGCTCCATTTCCACGGATCACATATGATGATGCGTTAAAGCTATTACACGAAAAAGGTTTTGATGACATTAGCTGGGGTGATGATTTTGGTTCACCACACGAAACAGCGATTGCAGAGCATTATGAAAAACCAGTTTTTATTACTCACTATCCAACTTCTTTAAAACCATTTTACATGCAGCCTGATGCAAACCGTGATGATGTTGTATTATGTGCTGATTTAATTGCGCCAGAGGGTTATGGAGAAATCATTGGTGGTTCTGAACGAATTCACGATTATGAGCTTCTGAAGCAACGAATTGCTGAACATAATTTGTCAGAAGAAACGTATGAGTGGTATTTAGACCTGCGTAAATATGGTTCAGTGCCACACTCTGGTTTTGGCCTTGGTTTAGAACGTACCGTTGCCTGGCTTTCTGGTGTGGAGCATGTTCGTGAGACGATTCCATTCCCACGTCTGCTTAATCGTTTATACCCATAA